Proteins from a single region of Chanodichthys erythropterus isolate Z2021 chromosome 13, ASM2448905v1, whole genome shotgun sequence:
- the LOC137035023 gene encoding cytosolic phospholipase A2 gamma-like, which produces MLQPQAEVIQMKISVKKRKSARRRQQHPWFEITPHEAGYSLTGYSHTSSFGSQFDNGSKKKPQDEFDMVYLQALCNSVLADEEELWKWIKGTCTVKEAAEACKKLKIPFPEANIANELSDRPKDFYVFKGQNTPTVIHIPLFNMINCGDKIEAWRKKYTTFQGPYSAEMITDLMKVAGRNIINNRAKLLEQICAVTKAKCLQAMARQNPTLGEVRIEPSLNKNEAEFIAERRKSVLQSLKKLQIKCRQIDEHTLTEQWSQHSKDGKVPFPIYTVIDKTCKQRNIGDPWFEITPHEAGYSLTGAFVDASNFGSKFHKGSKKNQQGEFDMLYLQALCGSALADEVEIKKDKSPDLMFLKKSLLLMRLHLSDQKCSKNKQHERRLEALARESGTGSEEVFAAGFKPGTREVLLHPLSEHRQQDPNSAATEKGYQVLMNLVDMNLSVLTGKDPSAVDEPIRTSLNDLSGGKMERLSISDKKAEKLNMKSYTMDVTNSFRGAWRRIIKCMNHWTWGRNYNFLHDMTGEAVPSTLQETETRDYEDAGLLLNSPYFSVLKKERDIDLIISLDFSEGDPFMMVKEAAKMCKELKIPFPEVNIPSEDLQKPKDFYVFKGKNTPTVIHIPLFNMINCGDKIETWRKSYKTFQGAYSAEKVTDLMEVAGKNITNNKDKLLEQIRAAVGQKGSRR; this is translated from the exons ACCCCTGGTTTGAGATCACTCCACATGAAGCAGGTTATTCTCTCACAGGTTATTCTCACACCTCCAGCTTTGGCAGTCAGTTTGACAATGGCTCTAAGAAGAAGCCGCAGGATGAATTTGACATGGTGTACCTGCAAG CTTTGTGTAACAGCGTTTTAGCTGATGAAGAGGAGCTCTGGAAATGGATAAAAGGTACTTGT ACAGTGAAGGAAGCTGCTGAGGCGTGCAAGAAACTAAAGATCccttttcctgaggccaacatAGCCAATGAACTCTCAGACAGACCGAAGGACTTCTATGTGTTCAAAGGCCAAAACACTCCAACCGTGATCCACATCCCTCTCTTTAATATGATCAACTGTGGAG ACAAAATTGAGGCCTGGAGGAAAAAATATACGACTTTTCAAGGTCCTTACAGCGCTGAGATGATCACTGATCTCATGAAGGTCGCTGGAAGAAACATCATAAACAACAGAGCGAAACTGCTGGAGCAGATCTGTGCGGTCACTAAAGCTAAATGTCTCCAGGCAATGGCACGACAAAATCCAACACT TGGTGAGGTGCGAATTGAACCCTCTCTGAATAAGAATGAAGCAGAGTTTATAGCAGAAAGGAGAAAATCTGTTCTACAAAGCCTGAAGAAGCTTCAGATAAAGTGCCGTCAG ATCGatgaacacacactcacagagcAGTGGAGCCAGCACAGTAAAGACGGTAAAGTCCCGTTTCCCATCTACACCGTGATCGACAAGACGTGCAAACAACGCAATATCGGAG ACCCCTGGTTTGAGATCACTCCTCATGAAGCAGGTTATTCTCTCACTGGAGCGTTTGTGGACGCCTCCAACTTTGGCAGCAAGTTTCACAAAGGATCCAAGAAAAATCAGCAGGGTGAATTTGACATGCTGTACCTGCAAG CTCTATGCGGAAGCGCTTTAGCTGATGAAGTGGAGATTAAGAAAGATAAAAG ccctgatttgatgtttttaaagaagtctcttctgctcatgaGGCTGCATTTATCTGATCAGAAATgtagcaaaaaca AACAGCATGAGAGGAGACTGGAAGCATTGGCAAGAGAGAGTGGAACAGGGTCGGAAGAAGTCTTTGCAGCGGGATTCAAACCCGGGACGCGAGAAGTGCTACTGCACCCTCTATCAGAGCACAGACAACAAGATCCAAACTCTGCAGCTACAGAAAAGGGTTACCAGGTGCTCATGAACCTCGTGGACATGAATCTCTCTGTTTTGACTGGCAAAGATCCTTCTGCTGTTGATGAACCCATCAGGACATCACTGAACG ACCTATCTGGAGGCAAAATGGAAAGACTGAGCATTTCTGATAAAAAAGCAGAAAAACTGAATATGAAGAGTTACACCATGGATGTAACCAACAGTTTTAGAG GTGCTTGGAGGAGAATTATTAAATGCATGAATCACTGGACCTGGGGCAGGAATTATAACTTCCTCCATGACATGACAG GTGAAGCAGTGCCCTCCACTCTTCAGGAAACTGAGACGAGAGACTATGAAGATGCCGGACTGTTGCTGAACTCACCCTACTTCTCAGTGctgaaaaaagagagagacatcGACCTCATCATTTCACTGGATTTCAGTGAGGGTGATCCTTTCATG ATGGTGAAGGAAGCTGCCAAGATGTGCAAGGAACTAAAGATCCCTTTCCCTGAGGTCAACATTCCCAGTGAGGACTTACAGAAACCGAAGGACTTCTATGTGTTCAAAGGCAAAAACACTCCAACCGTGATCCACATCCCTCTCTTTAATATGATCAACTGTGGAG ACAAAATTGAGACCTGGAGGAAAAGTTATAAGACCTTTCAAGGTGCTTACAGCGCTGAGAAGGTCACTGATCTCATGGAGGTCGCTGGaaaaaacatcacaaacaaTAAAGACAAGCTGCTGGAGCAGATCCGTGCGGCCGTTGGGCAAAAaggatccagacgttaa